The Calditerrivibrio nitroreducens DSM 19672 genome window below encodes:
- a CDS encoding heat shock protein transcriptional repressor HspR, with translation MKDRPLYAISIVAEMLNIHPQTLRQYERCELIKPSRTIGNVRLYSEEDIEKLKFIITLTRDMGVNLAGVEIILKMRQQMEEMRQQMEQMLDFIRKNIPKKDKKDEQILEINPSNTVIKVKIERE, from the coding sequence AATAAGTATTGTAGCTGAAATGTTAAACATCCATCCACAAACACTGAGGCAGTACGAACGCTGTGAGCTCATAAAACCATCAAGGACGATAGGAAACGTGAGATTATACTCTGAAGAGGACATAGAAAAACTTAAATTTATCATCACCCTCACAAGGGATATGGGGGTAAATCTGGCCGGGGTTGAGATCATACTCAAGATGCGCCAGCAGATGGAAGAGATGCGTCAACAGATGGAGCAGATGCTGGATTTCATCCGTAAAAATATACCAAAGAAAGATAAAAAGGATGAACAGATTCTGGAAATTAATCCATCAAACACTGTAATAAAAGTAAAAATAGAAAGGGAGTAA